In Streptomyces sp. NBC_01381, a genomic segment contains:
- the pstB gene encoding phosphate ABC transporter ATP-binding protein PstB: MAKRIDVSGLTAYYSAHKAIEDISMTVEPRSVTAFIGPSGCGKSTFLRTLNRMHEVTPGGRVEGKVLLDDEDLYGSGVDPVAVRRTVGMVFQRPNPFPTMSIFDNVAAGLRLNGSYKKSELSAVVEKSLKGANLWNEVKDRLNKPGSGLSGGQQQRLCIARAIAVEPQVLLMDEPCSALDPISTLAIEDLIGELKERFTIVIVTHNMQQAARVSDRTAFFNLSAVGQPGKLIEIDETERIFSNPSVQATEDYISGRFG, encoded by the coding sequence ATGGCCAAGCGAATCGACGTATCGGGCCTGACCGCTTACTACAGCGCCCACAAGGCCATCGAGGACATCTCGATGACCGTGGAGCCCCGCTCCGTGACCGCCTTCATCGGCCCCTCCGGCTGCGGCAAGTCCACCTTCCTGCGCACCCTGAACCGCATGCACGAGGTCACCCCCGGCGGCCGCGTCGAGGGCAAGGTGCTCCTCGACGACGAGGACCTGTACGGCTCCGGCGTCGACCCGGTCGCGGTGCGCCGCACGGTCGGCATGGTGTTCCAGCGCCCCAACCCGTTCCCCACGATGTCGATCTTCGACAACGTGGCTGCGGGCCTGCGGCTCAACGGCTCGTACAAGAAGAGCGAACTGAGCGCCGTCGTCGAGAAGTCCCTCAAGGGCGCCAACCTCTGGAACGAGGTCAAGGACCGCCTGAACAAGCCGGGCTCCGGCCTCTCCGGCGGTCAGCAGCAGCGTCTGTGCATCGCGCGGGCGATCGCGGTGGAGCCCCAGGTCCTCCTCATGGACGAGCCCTGCTCGGCCCTCGACCCGATCTCGACCCTCGCCATCGAGGACCTGATCGGCGAGCTGAAGGAGCGCTTCACGATCGTCATCGTGACGCACAACATGCAGCAGGCGGCGCGCGTCTCGGACCGTACGGCCTTCTTCAACCTCTCGGCGGTCGGCCAGCCCGGCAAGCTCATCGAGATAGACGAGACGGAGCGGATCTTCTCCAACCCGTCCGTGCAGGCGACCGAGGACTACATCTCGGGCCGCTTCGGATAA